The Methanomethylovorans hollandica DSM 15978 genome includes a region encoding these proteins:
- a CDS encoding DUF7266 family protein — MQGFIHDERAVSMSVGFILTFTITVICMSVLIGSIFTMLDRARETAMRDEFEIHGNEIALQIANMDTAVQIMQTSGGKIRSIDYKLIMPDKIADKQYSVKISNQTSEIIFESEGRHETRVKVPYVALNTNVASGIVYSNSDNFRLYYDQDSNMIRID, encoded by the coding sequence ATGCAGGGATTTATTCATGATGAAAGGGCAGTATCGATGTCTGTCGGATTCATATTGACCTTCACTATAACAGTTATCTGCATGAGCGTTCTGATAGGTTCTATTTTCACAATGCTTGACAGAGCAAGAGAAACTGCCATGAGAGATGAATTTGAGATACATGGAAATGAGATAGCATTACAGATAGCAAACATGGATACAGCGGTCCAGATAATGCAAACATCGGGAGGAAAAATTAGAAGCATCGATTATAAGTTAATTATGCCTGATAAAATTGCAGACAAACAATATTCCGTAAAAATATCAAACCAAACATCGGAGATCATATTTGAATCCGAAGGCAGGCATGAGACAAGAGTTAAGGTACCCTATGTTGCATTGAATACCAATGTTGCCTCTGGAATAGTGTATAGCAATTCAGATAATTTCAGGCTGTACTATGATCAAGATTCGAATATGATACGCATAGATTGA
- a CDS encoding DUF7288 family protein produces the protein MVRKNSNYDLNKDAFGQMHTLEALISLVLIIGVIIFSFQATSIIPLTSSTANTHIESQLQIIGQDILTSLDYSPYGQNSELKKDIVNWDGAYYNWNSDKYISSAHKELTNSSIAEILYFIVIPRGIAHNVEMEWTNNDGTITTLPYIYNGDPSDNAVIISKRVLLSDQDIGSTAFAYSTGLWDADPTTDFYNLVNVRLTLWRM, from the coding sequence ATGGTTAGAAAAAACAGTAACTATGATCTTAATAAAGATGCATTTGGCCAGATGCATACACTGGAAGCACTCATATCCCTTGTCTTAATTATAGGCGTAATCATTTTTTCTTTTCAGGCAACCTCAATTATCCCACTTACATCATCAACTGCAAATACCCATATTGAATCACAATTGCAGATAATAGGACAGGATATACTCACATCTCTCGATTACTCACCATATGGGCAAAACTCAGAGCTCAAAAAGGACATCGTGAACTGGGATGGAGCTTACTACAATTGGAACTCTGATAAATACATTTCAAGTGCACATAAAGAACTGACAAATAGTTCTATTGCTGAAATACTTTATTTTATTGTGATCCCTCGGGGTATAGCTCATAACGTGGAGATGGAATGGACAAACAATGATGGTACAATAACCACACTGCCTTACATCTACAACGGAGACCCTTCTGACAATGCTGTTATAATCTCAAAAAGAGTTTTGTTATCGGACCAGGATATAGGATCAACAGCATTTGCATATAGCACCGGCCTCTGGGATGCTGACCCTACTACTGATTTCTATAACCTTGTGAATGTGAGGCTCACTTTATGGCGCATGTAA
- a CDS encoding DUF7289 family protein, whose amino-acid sequence MKNDVLEDGIAVSSVIDVAILLTITLASIGIMLLYMTPAITDMQDMAKSQKMEQAFTVFDSRTSKTALGESPTQNTKFSMMGGNLKVLGDVGSYKESRIMIISLSENSSWHDSFYQRRGVWNAWESYQHEPDFTGFMTPMGKVQYNSGDRSIAYEGGGVWSKYPGGGTTMVSPPEFHYNGETLNLPIMKINGNTTLSGRTDANINIRSSNIPAILYPNTSINSNFVNPLSCDKLIIYINSEFYEVWAEYAQTLTSTTVMLDHRNQTAVIELDTKPQMGTFQLVRSSFKVGKLNQSNPEPIYDLEFFLENTGNDAADFNPAGMTFTATSGTKTFWYELKKKDKLFITVTYKDASVDKEEIWTGIDEIRVNTSANNNKKANTTVDLVSGAYRLKYDTKDTEFSWDEISSTTVTPNLTISKGEIQSVNDVTQHYMKLMAMNGPFVFYLGGQYKHVDLSKSALTLNYDAGSGILTYLHITHNELNTTVG is encoded by the coding sequence ATGAAAAATGATGTGTTAGAAGATGGAATAGCTGTTTCATCGGTTATTGATGTTGCAATATTGCTTACCATCACTCTAGCGTCCATAGGAATAATGCTCCTGTACATGACTCCTGCAATTACCGATATGCAGGATATGGCAAAGTCCCAGAAGATGGAACAGGCATTTACCGTATTCGACTCGAGGACCAGTAAGACAGCTCTGGGAGAATCACCTACGCAGAATACGAAATTTTCCATGATGGGGGGCAATTTGAAGGTTTTGGGAGATGTTGGATCTTATAAAGAGAGCAGGATCATGATCATAAGCTTGTCTGAGAACTCCTCCTGGCATGATAGTTTCTATCAACGCCGTGGAGTGTGGAATGCATGGGAAAGCTACCAACATGAACCTGATTTTACAGGTTTTATGACACCAATGGGAAAAGTGCAGTACAATTCCGGAGATAGATCAATCGCCTACGAGGGAGGAGGTGTCTGGTCCAAGTATCCTGGGGGAGGAACTACAATGGTTTCACCTCCTGAGTTCCATTATAACGGTGAGACACTTAACCTTCCGATAATGAAGATCAATGGAAATACCACCCTTTCCGGGAGAACGGACGCTAACATAAACATAAGATCATCGAACATTCCAGCTATCCTTTACCCCAATACCAGCATAAATAGCAATTTTGTCAATCCGCTTAGTTGCGATAAATTGATCATATACATCAACAGTGAGTTTTATGAAGTATGGGCAGAGTATGCTCAAACGCTCACATCTACCACCGTGATGTTGGATCATAGGAACCAGACAGCTGTAATAGAACTAGATACAAAGCCGCAGATGGGTACATTTCAATTGGTGCGTTCTTCGTTCAAAGTAGGAAAACTGAACCAATCTAATCCTGAACCTATCTACGATTTAGAATTCTTCCTGGAAAACACTGGAAATGATGCTGCAGATTTCAATCCGGCAGGTATGACCTTTACTGCGACGTCAGGTACAAAGACCTTCTGGTACGAGCTAAAAAAGAAAGATAAGCTTTTCATAACTGTGACTTACAAAGATGCATCTGTGGACAAGGAAGAAATATGGACAGGTATAGATGAAATTAGAGTTAACACAAGTGCAAATAATAATAAGAAGGCAAACACTACCGTTGATCTTGTAAGTGGCGCCTACAGATTGAAATATGACACAAAAGACACCGAGTTTTCATGGGATGAGATCAGCTCTACCACTGTGACCCCAAATCTCACAATTTCAAAAGGAGAGATCCAGTCTGTCAACGACGTGACGCAGCATTATATGAAACTCATGGCAATGAACGGACCTTTTGTGTTCTATCTGGGAGGACAGTATAAGCATGTAGATCTTAGTAAATCCGCCCTTACACTGAACTATGATGCCGGAAGCGGTATACTTACTTATTTGCACATTACGCACAACGAACTAAATACAACGGTTGGTTAG
- a CDS encoding DUF7287 family protein encodes MDDNGQMHVDYLLGIAIFLVSIIFVFSYAAGLFTPFKSNSDEVTLLADRISINIVEQTLGAYEPGTSNILNDTKTRDFFSGFNADYEYIIDHFGLNGTYLRYDLNVTMQKSDGTIYSAGKELPMRENIGQTKRVVLLRDENSGNVQNAIFSVRVW; translated from the coding sequence ATGGATGATAATGGACAAATGCATGTGGACTATCTATTAGGTATTGCTATATTCCTTGTTAGTATCATTTTTGTCTTTTCGTATGCTGCAGGACTTTTCACCCCATTCAAATCTAATTCAGATGAGGTTACCCTGCTTGCTGACCGGATATCGATAAATATAGTGGAACAGACCCTCGGTGCATATGAACCTGGAACTTCTAACATTCTGAATGATACGAAGACCAGGGATTTTTTTTCGGGATTCAATGCGGATTATGAATACATAATAGATCATTTCGGATTAAATGGAACATACCTTCGTTATGATCTTAATGTCACTATGCAAAAAAGTGATGGTACGATATATTCGGCTGGAAAGGAGTTACCAATGAGAGAGAACATTGGCCAGACAAAAAGAGTTGTTCTTTTACGAGATGAGAATAGTGGAAATGTACAAAATGCTATTTTCTCCGTACGGGTGTGGTGA
- a CDS encoding DUF7289 family protein, producing MKGSFRRSDDAVSEMVDFGIVLSLIILAMAIVIVGAVPLLEHMQETQHTKNIRQGFEILALNINKVVLDMAPSQSVELKMQGGSLSVTGDSSIELIVKEWNYSATPPSFEPRYFEKQMRTIEYSSGGTLISYENAGVWAKYHGENAVMVSQPGFIFENNVLIIPIITLFGTTSASGKGIERVTADGGKKTIHNYENVSQVNLTLTSDFYKAWERYLHETMHMQIARVDTSNNTVYAYRNYQENIDLFIIDSPMDVRID from the coding sequence ATGAAAGGAAGCTTTAGAAGATCCGATGATGCAGTATCTGAAATGGTGGATTTTGGCATTGTTTTAAGTCTCATAATTCTTGCAATGGCAATCGTCATTGTAGGTGCTGTTCCCCTTCTTGAGCACATGCAGGAAACACAGCATACCAAGAATATCAGGCAAGGTTTTGAGATACTTGCATTGAATATTAATAAGGTTGTATTGGATATGGCTCCTTCTCAATCTGTTGAACTAAAGATGCAGGGGGGTTCTCTATCTGTAACCGGAGACAGCAGCATTGAATTAATTGTTAAGGAATGGAATTATTCAGCAACACCTCCTTCTTTCGAGCCACGGTATTTTGAGAAGCAAATGAGGACAATAGAGTACTCATCAGGTGGTACATTGATATCTTATGAAAATGCTGGAGTCTGGGCAAAATACCACGGAGAAAATGCTGTAATGGTGTCCCAGCCAGGTTTTATCTTTGAGAACAATGTGCTTATAATACCCATTATAACTCTGTTTGGGACAACTTCAGCATCCGGAAAAGGAATTGAGCGCGTTACTGCAGATGGTGGAAAAAAAACGATCCATAATTATGAGAATGTTTCCCAGGTTAACTTGACACTGACCAGCGACTTCTACAAAGCATGGGAAAGGTACCTGCACGAAACCATGCACATGCAGATAGCAAGAGTTGATACTTCCAACAACACTGTATATGCATACAGGAATTATCAAGAAAATATAGATTTATTCATAATCGATTCACCCATGGATGTAAGAATTGACTAA
- a CDS encoding 4Fe-4S binding protein, which produces MVAVITVNECVGCGTCVDECPAEAISLNGENIAVVDAGECLDCGACVDVCPTSAISME; this is translated from the coding sequence ATGGTAGCAGTAATCACTGTAAATGAATGTGTAGGCTGTGGAACATGTGTTGATGAGTGCCCAGCAGAGGCCATCTCACTGAATGGAGAAAACATTGCAGTAGTCGATGCCGGTGAGTGCCTGGACTGCGGTGCATGTGTTGATGTGTGCCCAACCAGCGCTATATCAATGGAATAA